Proteins from a single region of Cydia pomonella isolate Wapato2018A chromosome 13, ilCydPomo1, whole genome shotgun sequence:
- the LOC133524055 gene encoding craniofacial development protein 2-like codes for MSTTDDRICDNARAYPAGDAQAQHPAAVRNGRGLLHQGRGQRKKLVREIRLRIASWNIGTMTGRGRELADVLERRRINVACLQETKWKGQKAREIGAGYKFYYCGSDGKRNGVGVVLDKELKNKVMEVKRVNDRVIIVKLLIENLILNVISVYAPQTGCDDSLKKKFWEDLDVVIMGIPECEEMYIGGDFNGHVGRMNDGYERVHGGRGYGVRNQAGEALLEAALAFNLAIVNTYYQKKEQHLITYRSGHHSTQIDYFLLRRSKIHSAKDCKVIPSESLVSQHRLLILDLNLKVQYLQKNSKPPPRTKWHRLSDRELAENFRKRIVDKMVGMGDMAGMRANDCWNEMAVCLRSVARDVFGETKGKGKIDRDTWWWNEDVRTILKEKKNAFKEWKKVEGER; via the coding sequence ATGAGCACGACAGATGATAGAATATGCGATAATGCTAGGGCGTACCCCGCAGGCGACGCGCAGGCGCAGCACCCGGCGGCTGTGAGAAATGGACGAGGGTTGCTGCACCAGGGACGGGGGCAGCGTAAGAAGCTAGTCCGGGAAATAAGACTGAGGATTGCAAGTTGGAATATAGGTACGATGACTGGAAGAGGAAGAGAGTTAGCGGATGTTTTGGAAAGGAGACGAATAAACGTAGCATGTCTGCAGGAGACGAAGTGGAAGGGACAGAAAGCAAGAGAAATTGGGGCGGGGTATAAGTTTTACTATTGCGGCAGTGATGGAAAAAGAAATGGGGTAGGTGTAGTGTTAGATAAGGAGCTTAAAAACAAGGTGATGGAAGTAAAGAGAGTGAATGATAGAGTAATTATCGTTAAATTGTTGATAGAAAACTTGATTCTGAATGTTATTAGCGTATATGCACCGCAGACTGGATGTGATGATAGTTTGAAAAAGAAATTCTGGGAGGATTTGGATGTGGTAATTATGGGAATACCAGAATGTGAGGAGATGTACATTGGAGGAGATTTTAATGGACATGTGGGAAGAATGAATGACGGATATGAAAGAGTGCATGGGGGCCGTGGTTACGGAGTCAGGAATCAAGCGGGAGAGGCTCTACTGGAAGCAGCCTTAGCCTTTAACTTAGCCATAGTGAACACCTACTATCAAAAGAAAGAACAACACCTTATCACATACCGTAGTGGCCACCACTCTACCCAAATTGATTACTTTCTTCTAAGAAGGAGTAAAATACATTCGGCTAAGGACTGCAAAGTAATACCCAGTGAGAGCCTAGTTTCCCAGCATAGGTTACTGATTCTAGACTTAAATCTTAAAGTACAATATTTGCAAAAGAACTCGAAGCCCCCACCTAGAACAAAATGGCATAGATTGAGCGATAGGGAGTTAGCtgaaaattttagaaaaagaaTAGTCGATAAAATGGTAGGAATGGGTGACATGGCAGGGATGAGAGCGAATGATTGCTGGAATGAAATGGCGGTATGTTTAAGAAGTGTGGCAAGGGATGTTTTTGGGGAAACAAAAGGGAAAGGAAAGATTGATAGGGATACATGGTGGTGGAACGAAGATGTGCGAACGATTCTGAAAGAAAAGAAGAATGCTTTTAAAGAATGGAAAAAGGTGGAAGGGGAACGATAG